The following coding sequences are from one Leptolyngbya sp. NIES-3755 window:
- a CDS encoding arsenical pump membrane protein (similar to AA sequence:cyanobase_aa:LBDG_36610): protein MMSDPKGTVLGGKLSEEGGETVIRVEYIVITIAYFGLALGYLPGLRMTRASIALVSAGLLIALKVLTLQQAWDAIDSQTIVFLLSSMIVNASLAQAGFFQIAIARLLSLTRSPFGLMVMLTVGSGILSAVVLNDTIALIFTPLILDLTSTLGLNPIPYLLAMAGATNLGSVATLSGNPQNILIGSFSKISYLDFARSLLPIAIAGLIIQIGLIWLLYPEVRSTTPLEAFSLPKPRIYKPLLIKTVVITAALFIAFILGFPLAESALFAASLLLISRRIKPDRLLQPIDWNLLMMFSGLFILTKATQQLNLTAPLTNAIDTPEKLIGITAILSNLVSNVPAVLLIHPLIQQSDTQSWLRLAASSTLAGNLTFFGSVANLIMIEAANRLGYRLSFFEHLRFGVPLTLITLLLTYLWIR from the coding sequence ATGATGTCAGATCCTAAAGGCACTGTCTTGGGGGGAAAACTGTCTGAAGAAGGGGGAGAAACCGTCATTCGGGTAGAATATATTGTTATCACGATCGCATATTTCGGTCTAGCACTCGGCTACCTTCCAGGGTTGCGAATGACTCGCGCCTCGATCGCGCTGGTGAGTGCAGGGTTGCTCATTGCACTTAAAGTTCTAACCCTACAACAAGCTTGGGATGCAATCGATAGTCAAACGATCGTCTTTTTGCTTAGCTCAATGATTGTGAATGCGAGTCTAGCTCAAGCAGGATTTTTCCAAATCGCGATCGCTAGATTACTCAGTCTGACTCGCAGTCCATTCGGTTTAATGGTGATGTTAACTGTCGGGAGTGGGATTCTTTCGGCAGTGGTTTTGAATGATACGATCGCGCTGATTTTCACACCGCTAATTTTGGATTTGACAAGTACTTTAGGGTTGAATCCAATTCCGTATCTATTAGCAATGGCAGGTGCAACGAATCTGGGATCAGTGGCAACTTTAAGTGGCAATCCGCAGAATATCTTGATTGGATCATTCTCGAAGATTAGTTATTTGGATTTTGCCCGATCGCTACTCCCGATCGCAATTGCAGGTCTAATCATTCAAATTGGATTAATTTGGCTGTTGTACCCAGAAGTACGATCAACCACTCCATTAGAAGCTTTCTCGCTTCCGAAACCCCGAATCTACAAGCCCTTATTGATCAAAACAGTTGTAATCACCGCAGCATTATTTATTGCCTTTATTTTGGGATTTCCTCTAGCAGAATCAGCATTGTTCGCAGCAAGTTTACTATTAATCTCTCGACGAATTAAGCCCGATCGATTACTCCAACCGATCGATTGGAACTTGTTAATGATGTTCTCAGGCTTATTTATTCTCACTAAAGCAACTCAGCAATTGAACTTAACTGCACCTTTGACAAATGCGATCGACACTCCGGAGAAACTAATTGGGATTACTGCAATTCTGTCTAACTTAGTCTCGAATGTGCCCGCCGTCTTACTGATTCATCCATTGATTCAACAGTCTGATACTCAATCTTGGCTAAGACTTGCGGCATCTTCGACACTAGCAGGCAATCTCACATTTTTTGGATCAGTGGCAAATTTAATTATGATTGAAGCAGCGAACCGCCTTGGCTATCGGCTTTCTTTCTTTGAACATCTCCGCTTCGGGGTTCCACTCACCCTCATCACATTGCTTTTAACTTACCTTTGGATTCGCTGA
- a CDS encoding outer membrane secretion protein (similar to AA sequence:cyanobase_aa:LBDG_08870) encodes MKHLLTATLTSTFLLVGSASASALVLYDGTLNSTPDAQSWGRPSPSGSQSLNGGGTLLNTTADFSIRDGYSRTDTSLNRSTGFNIRFDLQLLNEFRNSSASNNTGTDSIDDRAGLSIIVLSSDTRGIELGFWTNRIWAQEDGVVKADPVTRSSPPTSPTGTRFSQAEGATFDTQSSLNQYDLTILGNTYALYANGNYSLPLLTGRLRDYSPEFAAFGVAGVPYVTPNLVFIGDNTTSASGSFQLNQVAYSSTPIPFAFNPLFGFGVFGLSRLRKAIAKKK; translated from the coding sequence ATGAAACATTTACTAACTGCGACTCTAACAAGCACTTTTCTACTGGTCGGTTCTGCGAGTGCTTCCGCTCTAGTCCTCTACGATGGCACATTAAATTCGACTCCCGATGCTCAAAGCTGGGGAAGACCTAGCCCTTCTGGTTCCCAAAGTTTAAACGGCGGTGGAACACTGCTCAACACTACCGCAGACTTCAGTATTCGAGATGGTTACAGTCGAACCGATACCAGTCTGAATCGATCGACAGGCTTCAACATTCGATTCGATCTGCAACTTCTCAATGAATTTCGGAATAGTTCTGCTTCAAACAACACTGGAACAGACAGCATCGACGATCGAGCAGGTTTAAGTATCATTGTTCTCAGTTCTGATACCAGAGGAATTGAGCTTGGATTCTGGACAAATCGCATTTGGGCACAAGAGGACGGAGTGGTGAAAGCTGATCCGGTTACTCGATCGAGTCCACCCACAAGTCCAACAGGAACTCGGTTCTCTCAAGCAGAGGGAGCTACGTTTGATACGCAGTCAAGTCTGAATCAGTATGATTTGACTATTTTGGGCAATACTTATGCTCTTTACGCAAATGGTAACTATAGTTTGCCTCTACTGACAGGACGGTTGCGGGATTATAGCCCAGAATTTGCTGCTTTTGGAGTAGCAGGTGTTCCATACGTAACTCCTAATCTCGTCTTTATCGGTGACAATACCACGTCTGCAAGCGGAAGTTTTCAACTCAATCAGGTCGCGTATTCATCAACACCCATTCCTTTTGCGTTTAATCCGTTGTTTGGATTTGGGGTGTTTGGATTGTCTCGATTGCGGAAAGCGATCGCCAAGAAGAAGTAA
- a CDS encoding hypothetical protein (similar to AA sequence:cyanobase_aa:LBDG_36600) produces the protein MKLPFYDWYRNLVRNSKYRWLIIAGTFLYLFSPIDLLPDMIPLIGQIDDTVILGLLVAEVSSMLMDRLKAQKDTTTATVDGKPAEDAVEVEATTVR, from the coding sequence ATGAAGCTCCCATTTTACGACTGGTATCGCAATCTCGTTCGCAATTCCAAATACCGTTGGCTGATCATTGCTGGAACGTTTCTCTATCTGTTTAGCCCGATCGACCTTTTACCGGATATGATCCCGCTGATCGGACAGATTGATGATACGGTGATTTTGGGTCTTTTGGTGGCTGAAGTGTCTTCGATGCTGATGGATCGCTTGAAAGCACAGAAGGATACGACGACTGCGACCGTGGATGGTAAGCCTGCTGAGGATGCGGTCGAGGTTGAAGCGACGACAGTTCGATAG
- a CDS encoding integral membrane sensor signal transduction histidine kinase (similar to AA sequence:cyanobase_aa:Npun_R0401), whose product MVKFLQIPLRTVRRLPLRWVLVVPFVFQLSATVGLTGYLSLQNGQRAVNELVTKLNQEVSDRVLQHLDTFALSSRRTATMVQREIEVGRIRPTDSRSMLSFLWQQAENQDVGYLLYGDNSGMLLGAGFDSNNNYRTITEINPRKYKNLDLYAYATDAQGYPKTQTEHVKDYKFQVEDWFAKTLKIGLPNWSSIYNWQAQPYPLAVAASIPLKNQQGEVVASIAAESRLSQISHFLRKLSFSRSGRVFILERSGDLVANSDASDPFTIENNLPKRMKGKESPDPLIRAAAQYLQNESLNTIETSKQKSFDHAGEKQYLRIVPWKDEWGLDWLVVVVVPESTFMAQIHENTQNTVLLCLMALAIATLLGLYTSRWIAQPILQLREASYSLAQGDFDHQSAESFVAELNDLGLSFNQMAKKLEQSFIELEDANDQLEERIEQRTEALRSTLAELHQTQAQMIQSEKMSALGQMVAGIAHEINNPVSFIQGNVQPAKHYAEDLLWLLSLYQQAYPQPSAEIQTAIESVDLDFIREDLSKLLQSMRVGADRISAIVLSLRSFSRLDESAVKTIDLHEGIESTLMLFQHRFRATVDRPGIEIVRNYGELPKVECYAGQINQVFMNLLANAIDALEQSNRGKTFHEISNCITISTRTIPNDQVQVIIEDNGIGMCETVKQQIFNPFYTTKPVGKGTGLGLAVSYQIVTETHHGRLICHSTVGEGTQFIVQIPEKVSANPKVS is encoded by the coding sequence GTGGTTAAATTTCTTCAAATTCCGCTCAGAACTGTCCGTCGTCTCCCGCTGCGTTGGGTTTTAGTTGTTCCTTTCGTATTCCAACTATCAGCAACCGTAGGATTGACGGGCTATCTCTCACTTCAGAATGGACAGAGAGCAGTCAATGAATTGGTCACGAAACTGAATCAAGAAGTCAGCGATCGAGTTCTGCAACACCTTGATACGTTTGCACTGAGTTCTCGTCGAACTGCTACGATGGTTCAACGTGAAATCGAAGTGGGAAGAATTCGTCCAACAGATAGCCGATCGATGCTGAGCTTTCTATGGCAGCAAGCGGAAAATCAAGATGTTGGATATTTACTGTACGGCGATAACAGTGGAATGCTTCTAGGAGCAGGATTTGACTCTAACAATAACTACAGAACGATTACAGAGATTAATCCTAGAAAATATAAGAATTTGGATCTTTATGCGTATGCTACCGATGCTCAGGGATATCCTAAAACCCAAACTGAACACGTCAAAGATTATAAGTTTCAGGTAGAAGATTGGTTTGCAAAAACGCTAAAAATTGGTCTCCCGAACTGGAGTAGTATCTACAACTGGCAAGCACAACCTTATCCACTGGCGGTCGCTGCAAGCATTCCCCTGAAAAATCAACAGGGTGAAGTCGTTGCCAGCATTGCAGCGGAGAGTCGTCTTTCTCAGATTAGTCACTTTCTGAGGAAGCTTTCGTTTAGCCGATCTGGACGGGTGTTTATCTTAGAACGATCGGGGGATTTGGTGGCGAATTCTGATGCGTCTGATCCGTTTACCATTGAGAATAATCTTCCTAAGCGCATGAAGGGCAAAGAGAGTCCTGATCCGCTGATTCGTGCTGCTGCCCAGTATCTTCAGAATGAGTCTCTTAATACGATCGAGACTTCAAAACAAAAAAGCTTTGATCACGCGGGAGAGAAACAATATTTGCGAATTGTGCCTTGGAAAGATGAATGGGGACTCGATTGGCTGGTCGTGGTCGTGGTTCCAGAATCAACTTTTATGGCTCAGATTCACGAGAATACTCAGAATACGGTGTTGCTGTGTTTGATGGCGTTAGCGATCGCGACTCTTTTGGGTTTGTATACGTCTCGCTGGATTGCTCAACCGATTTTGCAGTTAAGGGAAGCGAGTTACTCACTTGCACAGGGAGATTTTGATCATCAGAGTGCTGAATCGTTTGTCGCTGAACTGAATGATCTGGGACTGTCTTTTAATCAAATGGCGAAGAAATTGGAACAGTCTTTTATTGAGCTAGAAGATGCGAATGATCAACTGGAGGAACGGATTGAGCAGCGTACCGAGGCTTTACGATCGACCTTAGCAGAATTGCATCAAACACAAGCTCAAATGATTCAAAGTGAAAAGATGTCAGCGTTGGGGCAGATGGTTGCTGGAATTGCTCATGAAATCAATAATCCAGTCAGTTTTATTCAGGGAAATGTGCAGCCTGCAAAACATTACGCAGAGGATTTACTCTGGCTTTTGAGTCTTTACCAGCAAGCTTATCCGCAACCTTCAGCGGAGATTCAAACCGCGATCGAGTCGGTTGATCTCGATTTTATTCGTGAAGATCTCTCGAAACTGCTTCAATCGATGCGAGTTGGAGCCGATCGAATTTCTGCGATCGTGCTCTCTTTGCGTAGCTTCTCAAGGCTGGATGAATCAGCAGTGAAAACAATCGATTTGCATGAAGGAATAGAAAGCACCTTGATGTTGTTTCAGCATCGATTCAGAGCTACTGTCGATCGACCGGGGATTGAGATTGTGCGGAACTATGGTGAACTGCCGAAAGTGGAATGTTATGCAGGGCAGATCAATCAAGTGTTTATGAATCTGTTGGCGAATGCGATCGATGCTCTAGAACAATCGAATCGCGGTAAGACATTTCACGAGATTTCAAACTGCATCACGATTTCGACAAGGACAATTCCAAATGATCAAGTGCAAGTGATCATCGAAGACAACGGTATTGGAATGTGCGAAACTGTGAAACAGCAGATTTTTAATCCGTTTTACACCACAAAGCCTGTCGGTAAGGGAACGGGTCTGGGTCTTGCTGTGAGCTATCAGATTGTAACTGAAACGCATCATGGACGGTTAATCTGTCACTCGACCGTTGGAGAAGGAACCCAGTTTATTGTTCAGATTCCAGAAAAAGTATCAGCGAATCCAAAGGTAAGTTAA